Proteins from one Parvibaculum lavamentivorans DS-1 genomic window:
- the lpxC gene encoding UDP-3-O-acyl-N-acetylglucosamine deacetylase — MQKSEFETIMLENVRRERRIRAIAFPQKTLVRPVVIDGIGLHSGAAIHMVLHPAEADRGVVFRRTDLVAQGREVSDIPATFDHVVDTTLSTAIGNAAGTTVSTVEHLMSAFSALGIDNALVEIDGPEVPVLDGSSEIFIDAIEGVGIEKLDAPRKAIRILKPVIVEDGAKRAALLPGDGFRVSFEIDFDNPLIGRQALEVDLHDDFFVEDIMRARTFCLRRDIEAMWAAGLAKGGSLDNAVVVDQDRILNEEGLRYEDEFVRHKVLDAVGDLALSGRPLIGRYEGSRAGHAMNNRVLRALMADRSAWEVVDFTDASSAAHSGPELVAIPAD; from the coding sequence GTGCAGAAATCGGAATTTGAAACCATCATGCTGGAGAATGTCCGGCGGGAACGGCGTATCCGCGCGATCGCCTTTCCGCAGAAGACGCTCGTGCGCCCCGTCGTGATCGACGGCATCGGCCTGCACAGCGGCGCGGCGATCCACATGGTTCTGCATCCCGCCGAAGCCGACCGTGGCGTCGTTTTCCGGCGCACCGATCTCGTGGCCCAGGGCCGCGAGGTTTCCGACATTCCCGCGACATTCGATCATGTCGTCGATACGACACTTTCCACCGCCATCGGCAATGCCGCCGGCACCACCGTCAGCACGGTCGAACATCTGATGTCCGCCTTCTCGGCGCTCGGCATCGACAATGCGCTGGTGGAAATCGATGGACCGGAAGTGCCGGTACTCGACGGCAGCTCGGAAATCTTCATCGATGCGATCGAGGGCGTGGGTATCGAAAAGCTCGATGCGCCGCGCAAGGCGATCCGCATCCTGAAGCCCGTTATCGTCGAAGATGGCGCGAAGCGCGCGGCCTTGCTGCCGGGCGATGGTTTCCGTGTGTCCTTCGAGATCGATTTCGACAATCCGCTGATCGGCCGTCAGGCGCTTGAAGTGGACCTGCATGATGATTTCTTCGTCGAAGATATCATGCGCGCCCGCACCTTCTGCCTGCGCCGCGACATCGAGGCGATGTGGGCGGCGGGTCTCGCCAAGGGCGGCTCGCTCGATAATGCGGTGGTCGTGGATCAGGACCGTATCCTCAATGAGGAAGGCCTGCGCTACGAAGATGAATTCGTGCGCCACAAGGTGCTGGACGCCGTGGGCGATCTGGCGCTGTCCGGCCGGCCGCTGATCGGCCGCTATGAAGGCTCGCGCGCCGGGCATGCCATGAACAACCGCGTGCTGCGGGCGCTGATGGCCGACCGTTCGGCCTGGGAAGTGGTGGATTTCACGGACGCTTCCTCTGCGGCCCATTCCGGCCCGGAACTGGTGGCCATCCCGGCCGATTGA
- a CDS encoding outer membrane protein assembly factor BamD — translation MSEANLPIRRHTGSSLPYFRAALAGALALAVAGLAGCSSDDELPYEERPVEQIYNKAMDHMAAGDYIPAAKEFDEVERQHPYSEWARRSMLMSAYAHYKINEYDEAILSAQRFISLHPSNKDVPYAYYLIGLSYYERISDVGRDQKMTENALNSFYELTQRFPSSEYSRDARLKIDLTLDHLAGKEMEIGRYYLIRRDYVAAINRFRVVIEKYQTTTHTPEALERLTEAYLALGVKTEAQTAAAILGYNYPGSDWYEDSYAMLSNEGLEPVENKDSWISRTWNSVF, via the coding sequence ATGAGTGAGGCCAACCTGCCCATCCGACGTCACACAGGTTCATCGCTGCCGTATTTCCGCGCCGCCCTTGCGGGCGCGCTGGCGCTTGCGGTGGCCGGGCTGGCGGGGTGTTCCTCCGACGACGAGCTTCCCTATGAAGAGCGGCCGGTCGAGCAGATCTACAACAAGGCGATGGACCACATGGCGGCGGGCGACTACATCCCCGCGGCGAAGGAGTTCGACGAGGTCGAGCGCCAGCATCCCTATTCGGAATGGGCGCGCCGCTCGATGCTGATGAGCGCCTATGCGCACTACAAGATCAACGAATATGACGAGGCGATCCTCAGCGCGCAGCGTTTCATCTCGCTGCATCCGAGCAACAAGGATGTGCCTTACGCCTATTATCTGATCGGGCTGAGCTATTACGAGCGGATTTCGGATGTGGGCCGCGACCAGAAGATGACCGAAAACGCGCTCAACTCGTTCTACGAACTGACGCAGCGTTTCCCCTCCAGCGAATATTCGCGCGATGCGCGCCTGAAGATCGACCTCACGCTCGATCATCTCGCCGGCAAGGAAATGGAAATCGGCCGCTACTATCTCATTCGCCGCGACTATGTTGCCGCCATCAACCGCTTCCGTGTCGTTATCGAAAAATACCAGACGACGACGCACACGCCCGAAGCACTGGAACGGCTGACGGAAGCCTATCTCGCGCTTGGTGTCAAAACCGAAGCGCAGACGGCGGCGGCGATCCTCGGCTACAATTATCCCGGCAGCGACTGGTATGAAGACAGCTATGCGATGCTGTCCAACGAGGGACTGGAGCCGGTGGAGAACAAGGATTCCTGGATCAGCAGGACATGGAACTCCGTTTTCTGA
- the recN gene encoding DNA repair protein RecN, with product MLAALSIRDIVLIDRLELALDKGLCTLTGETGAGKSILLDALGLALGARADAGLVRQGAEQGSVTAVFDIAPAHPARTLLAENDLEAEGDLILRRVQTRDGRSRAFVNDQPVSIGLLRQLGDALVEVHGQHDERGLLDASGHRAILDAFGGLEADVSKARRLWAAATEARDALAAHEAMLARAKAEQDYLTHVVAELDELQPVAGEETALAEERTLMMHSEKIAGDLAEAEEALSGDGGLDARLTVALRRLARVAEQAGGRLDGAIAALDRTLNEAAEARDQVALAMRALEFDPRRLEQAETRLFALRAAARKHNVAVDNLAELADKLRGQLAEIEGGEATLARLRKSADEAAAAYRAHAQVLSAARAKAAAKLDKEVMKELKPLKLDKATFKTQMDVLPEGQGGPDGIDRVSFLISTNPGAPLGPLIKIASGGELSRFVLALKVALASRGSAPTLIFDEVDSGVGGAVAEAVGLRLAELARMAQVVVVTHSPQVAARAQHHFRISKGGEAKAAKVATRVETLDAPARREEIARMLAGATVTDEARAAADRLIGSHP from the coding sequence ATGCTCGCCGCGCTGTCGATCCGCGATATCGTCCTTATTGACCGGCTGGAACTGGCGCTCGACAAGGGCCTGTGCACACTCACGGGCGAAACGGGTGCCGGCAAGTCCATCCTTCTCGACGCGCTCGGCCTTGCGCTCGGCGCGCGGGCCGATGCAGGCCTTGTGCGGCAAGGGGCGGAGCAGGGCAGCGTCACGGCCGTCTTCGACATTGCGCCCGCGCATCCGGCGCGAACTCTCCTCGCCGAAAACGATCTTGAAGCCGAAGGCGATCTCATTCTTCGCCGCGTGCAGACGCGCGACGGCCGCTCGCGGGCCTTCGTCAACGACCAGCCGGTAAGCATCGGGTTATTGCGGCAGCTCGGCGATGCGCTGGTCGAAGTGCATGGCCAGCATGATGAGCGCGGGCTGCTCGATGCATCCGGCCACCGCGCGATCCTCGATGCCTTTGGCGGGCTGGAAGCCGATGTCTCGAAGGCGCGGCGGCTCTGGGCGGCTGCGACGGAGGCGCGGGATGCGCTCGCCGCCCATGAAGCGATGCTGGCGCGGGCGAAAGCCGAGCAGGATTATCTCACCCATGTCGTCGCCGAGCTGGACGAGCTGCAGCCGGTGGCGGGCGAGGAAACGGCGCTTGCCGAAGAGCGCACGCTGATGATGCATTCGGAAAAGATCGCGGGCGATCTCGCTGAGGCGGAAGAGGCGCTGTCGGGCGATGGCGGGCTCGATGCGCGCCTCACCGTGGCGCTGCGCCGTCTTGCCCGTGTGGCGGAGCAGGCGGGCGGCCGGCTCGACGGCGCCATTGCCGCCCTCGACCGGACGCTGAACGAAGCGGCGGAAGCGCGCGACCAGGTGGCGCTTGCGATGCGGGCGCTGGAGTTCGATCCGCGCCGCCTCGAACAGGCGGAGACGCGGCTCTTCGCGCTTCGCGCCGCCGCGCGCAAACATAATGTCGCGGTGGACAATCTCGCCGAGCTTGCGGACAAGCTGCGCGGGCAGCTTGCCGAAATCGAGGGCGGCGAGGCGACGCTTGCGCGGCTGCGCAAATCCGCCGATGAGGCAGCCGCGGCCTACAGGGCTCATGCGCAAGTGCTGTCCGCCGCGCGCGCAAAGGCGGCGGCGAAGCTCGACAAGGAAGTGATGAAGGAGCTGAAGCCGCTCAAGCTCGACAAGGCGACTTTCAAGACGCAGATGGACGTTCTCCCCGAGGGGCAGGGCGGACCGGACGGCATCGACCGCGTCTCCTTCCTCATTTCGACAAATCCCGGCGCGCCGCTCGGGCCGCTCATCAAGATCGCGTCGGGCGGCGAGCTTTCGCGCTTCGTGCTGGCGCTGAAGGTTGCGCTTGCCTCGCGCGGCAGCGCGCCGACACTGATTTTCGACGAAGTGGATTCAGGTGTCGGCGGCGCGGTGGCGGAAGCCGTCGGCCTGCGGCTCGCGGAACTCGCCAGGATGGCACAGGTTGTCGTCGTCACCCATTCGCCGCAGGTCGCCGCCCGCGCGCAGCATCATTTCCGCATCTCAAAGGGCGGCGAGGCGAAAGCGGCAAAGGTGGCGACGCGGGTCGAGACGCTGGACGCACCGGCGCGGCGCGAGGAAATCGCGCGTATGCTCGCCGGCGCAACGGTAACGGATGAAGCGCGCGCCGCCGCAGACAGGCTGATCGGCAGCCATCCGTGA
- the ligA gene encoding NAD-dependent DNA ligase LigA, with amino-acid sequence MSAKRKSFDEALAQKDVDHLTLEEAPEELERLAAEIEKHDKLYYQKDAPRISDAEYDTLRRRNEAIEARYPELVREDSPSHRVGAQPADGFGKVVHKVPMLSLSNAFDDEDVRDFALRIRRFLNLKEEDILPITAEPKIDGLSAALRYEKGKFVMGATRGDGREGENVTENLKTIGDIPAELKGKNIPDVVEVRGEVYMSHEDFAALNERQREAGKPVFANPRNAAAGSLRQLDAKITASRPLRFFAYTWGEMSDLPADTQSGVMDAFRKWGFTVNPLFGRCDTVEALIDFYHDIEERRATLGYDIDGVVYKVDRLDWQNRLGFVSRSPRWALAHKFPAEQAMTVLEKIEIQVGRTGALTPVARLTPVTVGGVVVSNATLHNADEIERLGVRPGDTVVVQRAGDVIPQIVRVVEDRPRGKKKFVFPDTCPECGSHAVREVNPKTGKLDAVARCTGGLVCPAQAVERLRHFVSRNAFDIEGLGEKQIAAFFEDGLIKKPDDIFTLAARDAKSLKKLKDREGWGATSARKLFDAIDARREVELDRFIFGLGIRHVGETNARLLARSYGTLDHFEEQMRAAADREDEAYAELLSIDGVGEVLAESIVDFFAEKHNREVLDGLREAGVKGVPLPKQETSSPVAGKTVVFTGSLEKMTRSEAKARAEQLGAKVAGSVSAKTDILVAGADAGSKLAKARELGIEILDEDQWIELAG; translated from the coding sequence ATGAGTGCGAAACGGAAAAGCTTCGATGAGGCGCTGGCGCAGAAGGATGTCGATCATCTGACGCTGGAAGAGGCGCCGGAAGAGCTTGAGCGGCTTGCCGCCGAGATCGAGAAGCACGACAAGCTTTACTACCAGAAGGATGCGCCGCGTATTTCCGATGCGGAATATGACACGCTGCGCCGCCGCAACGAGGCCATCGAGGCGCGCTATCCCGAGCTTGTGCGCGAGGACAGCCCGAGCCACCGCGTCGGCGCGCAGCCGGCGGACGGCTTCGGCAAGGTCGTGCACAAGGTGCCGATGCTGTCGCTGTCGAATGCCTTCGACGATGAAGATGTGCGCGACTTTGCCTTGCGCATCAGGCGCTTTCTCAACCTGAAGGAAGAAGACATCCTGCCCATCACGGCGGAGCCGAAGATCGACGGCTTGTCGGCGGCGCTGCGCTACGAGAAGGGCAAGTTCGTGATGGGCGCAACGCGCGGCGATGGGCGCGAGGGCGAGAACGTTACGGAGAACCTGAAGACCATCGGCGACATTCCGGCGGAGCTGAAGGGAAAGAACATTCCCGATGTCGTGGAAGTGCGCGGCGAAGTCTATATGAGCCATGAGGATTTCGCAGCGTTGAACGAGCGGCAGCGCGAGGCGGGCAAGCCCGTCTTCGCCAATCCGCGCAACGCGGCGGCAGGCTCGCTCCGCCAGCTCGATGCAAAGATCACCGCCAGCAGGCCGCTCCGTTTCTTCGCCTATACATGGGGCGAAATGTCGGACCTTCCGGCGGATACGCAATCCGGCGTCATGGATGCGTTCCGCAAATGGGGCTTCACGGTCAATCCGCTGTTCGGCCGCTGCGATACCGTGGAAGCATTGATCGACTTCTATCACGACATAGAAGAGCGCCGCGCGACGCTCGGATACGACATTGACGGCGTGGTCTACAAGGTCGACAGGCTCGACTGGCAGAACCGCCTCGGCTTCGTCTCGCGTTCTCCGCGCTGGGCGCTGGCGCACAAGTTTCCGGCCGAGCAGGCAATGACAGTGCTGGAGAAGATCGAGATCCAGGTCGGCCGCACCGGCGCGCTGACGCCGGTCGCGCGCCTCACGCCGGTCACGGTCGGCGGCGTCGTGGTGTCGAACGCGACGCTCCACAATGCCGACGAGATCGAGCGCCTCGGCGTGCGGCCGGGCGATACGGTGGTGGTGCAGCGCGCGGGCGATGTCATCCCGCAGATCGTGCGCGTGGTGGAGGATCGTCCGCGCGGGAAAAAGAAGTTCGTGTTTCCCGACACATGCCCCGAATGCGGCAGCCACGCCGTGCGCGAGGTGAACCCGAAGACGGGCAAGCTCGATGCCGTGGCCCGCTGCACGGGCGGCCTCGTCTGCCCGGCGCAGGCGGTGGAGCGGCTTCGTCACTTTGTATCTCGCAATGCCTTCGACATAGAAGGGCTCGGCGAGAAGCAGATTGCCGCTTTCTTTGAGGACGGCCTCATCAAGAAGCCGGACGACATCTTCACGCTGGCGGCGCGCGACGCGAAAAGCCTCAAGAAGCTGAAGGACCGCGAAGGCTGGGGCGCGACATCCGCGCGAAAGCTTTTCGACGCCATCGATGCGCGGCGCGAGGTGGAGCTTGACCGTTTCATCTTCGGGCTCGGCATTCGCCATGTCGGCGAGACCAATGCGCGGCTGCTGGCGCGGAGCTACGGCACGCTCGATCATTTCGAGGAGCAGATGCGCGCGGCGGCAGACCGCGAGGACGAGGCCTATGCCGAGCTTCTCTCCATCGACGGGGTGGGCGAGGTGCTGGCGGAGTCGATCGTGGATTTCTTCGCCGAAAAACATAATCGCGAGGTGCTCGACGGGCTGCGGGAGGCAGGGGTAAAGGGCGTGCCGCTGCCGAAGCAGGAAACCTCCTCCCCCGTCGCCGGCAAGACCGTGGTCTTCACCGGCTCGCTCGAAAAGATGACGCGGTCCGAGGCCAAGGCGCGGGCGGAGCAACTGGGCGCCAAGGTGGCGGGCAGCGTTTCGGCGAAGACAGACATTCTTGTGGCCGGGGCGGATGCAGGGTCGAAGCTCGCCAAGGCGCGGGAACTCGGCATCGAGATCCTCGATGAAGACCAATGGATCGAGCTGGCGGGCTGA
- a CDS encoding GNAT family N-acetyltransferase yields MEAVLILQETLFLDQLVYAVGALLTRKPPVEAASVLGVDTHRRFEAAKALAPEWRALEARACGAATAFQSCDFHLVWARHFCDEQTELRLVAVRERGRLVLVWPVAVRRTPFGRVASWAGDPVGQYGDVVAEDAPGRAAWIEAAFLEIAQWGDVDFLNLAGVRADSAIAGWAAGRGSVLGPPTEAPALDSSPFDSAADFNGAGWPQAKRNAKRMKKLASLGDVGFEIVGPGPRAVELMGRAFAFKRHWLEARGHYGRAFADARVEACLMELAGDETARSGLALSHLSVGGETAAVEIGFRHGGSHYAYMGTFSPRFAKHSPGFVVTELTIRACIEDGLGEYDPLPPADDYKLAWSNRRVAVRGYGVVLSWKGYAAYVYAACLRPAAKTLYARLPLKARQALRFLRIQ; encoded by the coding sequence ATGGAAGCTGTGTTGATCCTGCAGGAGACGCTGTTTCTGGACCAACTGGTCTATGCGGTGGGCGCGTTGCTGACGCGCAAGCCGCCGGTGGAAGCTGCGTCCGTGCTCGGGGTCGACACCCATCGCCGTTTCGAAGCGGCGAAGGCGCTCGCGCCTGAATGGCGCGCGCTTGAGGCGCGGGCCTGCGGGGCGGCCACGGCCTTTCAGTCCTGCGATTTCCATCTCGTCTGGGCGCGGCATTTCTGCGATGAGCAGACCGAGCTGCGGCTCGTCGCCGTGCGGGAGCGGGGCCGGCTGGTGCTGGTCTGGCCGGTTGCGGTGCGCCGCACGCCGTTCGGCCGCGTTGCGTCATGGGCGGGCGATCCCGTCGGCCAGTATGGCGATGTCGTCGCCGAGGATGCGCCGGGCCGCGCGGCGTGGATCGAAGCCGCCTTTCTCGAAATCGCGCAATGGGGCGATGTTGATTTTCTCAATCTCGCCGGGGTGCGCGCCGACAGCGCCATTGCCGGCTGGGCGGCGGGGCGCGGCAGCGTGCTGGGACCGCCCACGGAAGCGCCCGCGCTCGACAGTTCGCCTTTCGACTCGGCGGCGGATTTCAACGGGGCGGGCTGGCCGCAGGCAAAGCGCAACGCGAAGCGCATGAAGAAGCTCGCATCGCTCGGCGATGTCGGCTTTGAAATCGTTGGTCCCGGCCCCCGCGCCGTGGAGCTGATGGGCCGCGCCTTCGCCTTCAAGCGGCACTGGCTGGAAGCCCGCGGCCATTACGGCCGCGCCTTCGCCGATGCGCGCGTCGAAGCCTGCCTGATGGAACTGGCGGGCGACGAGACGGCGCGTTCCGGCCTTGCGCTCTCCCATCTCTCGGTCGGCGGGGAAACGGCGGCGGTCGAGATCGGCTTCCGCCATGGCGGCAGCCACTACGCCTATATGGGAACCTTCTCGCCCCGCTTCGCGAAACACAGCCCCGGTTTCGTCGTGACGGAACTCACCATCCGCGCCTGCATCGAAGACGGCCTCGGCGAATACGATCCGCTGCCGCCCGCCGACGATTACAAGCTCGCCTGGTCGAACCGCCGTGTCGCCGTGCGCGGCTATGGCGTGGTGCTGTCATGGAAGGGCTATGCGGCTTACGTCTACGCCGCCTGCCTGCGTCCCGCCGCCAAGACGCTTTATGCGCGCCTGCCGCTGAAGGCGAGACAGGCCTTGCGGTTTCTCAGAATCCAGTAG
- a CDS encoding aminopeptidase P family protein — protein sequence MFQTFEDKANPALGIERAAKLREELKRRGLDGFLIPRADEHQGEYVPPHAERLLWLTGFNGSAGMAIVLKDRAAIFVDGRYTLQVRGQVDMDTFEPKHLMDEPPARWIEENLPKGAKLAYDPWLHTIDAAARYKKAAEKAGGELVAVDTNPLDAVWADQPEPPVAKVVPHPLDVAGEAASDKIKRIATALMSEDADAVVLTMPDSIAWLFNIRGADVPHTPLPLSFALLHEDGHADLFIDERKLDGEARAHLSGIATLYGRDDLGAALDALGRAKKTVLVDPATCAAWIDARLKAAGAEVKRGNDPCELPKACKNEAEVNGTRAAHLRDGRALTKFLAWLGREAPKGGVDEIAAAKKLEAFRAETNELRDLSFDTISGAGANGAIVHYRVTEATNRPLKPGELFLVDSGAQYRDGTTDVTRTVAIGTAGAEERDRFTRVLKGHIGIATARFPEGTSGAQLDAFARMALWKSGLDYDHGTGHGVGSYLSVHEGPQRISKMGHQPLKAGMIVSNEPGYYKPGGYGIRIENLCVVTPPAPIEGGERMMMGFETLTLAPIDLALVEKSLLTAEEVDWLNAYHARVREVLSPGLDAETKAWLETATRAI from the coding sequence ATGTTCCAGACTTTTGAAGACAAGGCCAATCCGGCCCTCGGGATCGAACGTGCGGCGAAGCTTCGCGAGGAGCTGAAGCGGCGCGGGCTCGACGGTTTCCTCATTCCCCGCGCCGACGAGCATCAGGGCGAATATGTGCCGCCCCATGCGGAGCGGCTTCTCTGGCTGACCGGCTTCAACGGCTCGGCGGGCATGGCGATCGTGCTGAAGGACCGTGCCGCGATCTTTGTCGACGGGCGCTACACGCTGCAGGTGCGCGGCCAGGTGGACATGGACACTTTCGAGCCGAAGCACCTGATGGATGAACCGCCGGCGCGCTGGATCGAGGAAAACCTGCCGAAGGGCGCAAAGCTCGCCTACGACCCGTGGCTGCACACGATCGACGCGGCGGCGCGCTACAAGAAGGCGGCGGAGAAGGCGGGCGGCGAACTGGTGGCGGTGGACACGAACCCGCTCGACGCCGTCTGGGCCGACCAGCCGGAACCGCCTGTGGCGAAAGTCGTGCCCCACCCGCTCGACGTCGCGGGCGAGGCGGCGAGCGACAAGATCAAACGCATCGCGACGGCGCTGATGAGCGAGGACGCGGACGCCGTGGTGCTGACCATGCCGGATTCGATTGCATGGCTCTTCAATATCCGCGGTGCGGACGTGCCGCATACGCCACTGCCGCTCTCCTTCGCGCTGCTGCATGAGGACGGCCATGCCGACCTCTTCATCGACGAGCGCAAGCTCGATGGCGAGGCGCGCGCGCATCTCTCCGGCATCGCGACGCTGTACGGACGGGACGACCTCGGCGCGGCGCTCGATGCGCTAGGCCGCGCGAAGAAGACCGTGCTGGTGGACCCAGCAACCTGCGCCGCATGGATCGACGCGCGGCTGAAGGCGGCGGGCGCCGAGGTGAAGCGCGGGAACGATCCGTGCGAACTGCCGAAAGCCTGCAAGAACGAAGCGGAAGTGAACGGCACCCGCGCCGCGCATCTGCGCGACGGACGCGCGCTGACGAAGTTTCTCGCATGGCTCGGGCGCGAGGCGCCGAAGGGTGGCGTCGACGAGATCGCGGCGGCGAAGAAGCTCGAAGCCTTCCGCGCGGAAACGAACGAACTCCGCGACCTGAGCTTCGACACGATTTCGGGCGCGGGCGCGAACGGCGCCATCGTCCATTACCGCGTGACGGAGGCGACCAACCGGCCGCTGAAACCGGGCGAATTGTTCCTTGTCGATTCCGGCGCGCAATACCGGGACGGCACCACCGACGTGACGCGCACGGTCGCCATCGGCACGGCGGGCGCGGAGGAGCGCGACCGCTTCACCCGCGTGCTGAAAGGCCATATCGGCATCGCCACCGCGCGCTTCCCCGAAGGCACCTCGGGCGCGCAGCTCGACGCCTTCGCGCGCATGGCGCTCTGGAAGTCCGGCCTCGACTACGACCACGGCACGGGCCATGGCGTCGGCTCCTATCTCTCGGTGCATGAGGGGCCGCAGCGTATTTCCAAGATGGGCCACCAGCCGCTGAAGGCGGGCATGATCGTTTCCAACGAACCCGGCTATTACAAACCTGGCGGCTATGGCATCCGCATCGAGAACCTCTGCGTCGTGACACCCCCCGCCCCGATTGAAGGCGGCGAGCGCATGATGATGGGCTTCGAAACGCTGACGCTCGCGCCGATCGATCTTGCGCTGGTGGAGAAAAGCCTGCTGACGGCAGAGGAAGTGGACTGGCTCAACGCCTATCACGCCCGCGTCCGCGAGGTGCTGTCGCCGGGGCTCGACGCGGAGACGAAGGCGTGGCTGGAGACGGCGACGCGGGCGATTTAA
- a CDS encoding 50S ribosomal protein L11 methyltransferase, translated as MTSLWKAAFTVPYEAAETFSDALEAAIWPEALAVSTTEAEPGSSPLVKTASDWNEVEAHGLWRVEALYAEEPEEETLRAAIAHAAEETGIAVTAIAIEPMPDEDWVTRSLEGLDPVRAGRFFIHGSHDADKIPAGTIPILVDAAQAFGTGHHETTAGCLEFISELVRPGRPVDALDIGTGTGVLAIAIAKLARVNVLASDIDPVSVKVARENARKNGVGPFVTAVTAKGFGHTALHARAPYGLIVANILARPLVSLAPAFAAHLKPGGTLILSGLLATQEAMVTSAMRMQGLRLVARKPKGDWLTLRMAR; from the coding sequence ATGACCTCCCTCTGGAAAGCCGCCTTCACCGTGCCTTACGAAGCGGCGGAGACATTCTCCGATGCGCTGGAAGCCGCGATCTGGCCGGAGGCGCTGGCCGTTTCGACGACGGAGGCGGAGCCTGGTTCCTCGCCGCTGGTGAAGACGGCATCGGACTGGAACGAGGTCGAGGCGCATGGCCTCTGGCGCGTCGAAGCTCTCTATGCGGAGGAACCGGAGGAGGAGACGCTGCGCGCGGCGATTGCCCATGCGGCGGAAGAAACCGGCATCGCCGTGACGGCGATCGCGATAGAGCCGATGCCGGATGAGGACTGGGTGACGCGTTCGCTGGAAGGGCTCGACCCGGTGCGCGCCGGGCGTTTCTTCATCCATGGCAGCCATGACGCGGATAAAATTCCGGCGGGCACTATCCCCATTCTGGTCGATGCGGCGCAGGCCTTCGGCACCGGCCACCACGAGACGACGGCGGGCTGCCTCGAATTCATTTCCGAACTGGTGCGGCCGGGCCGCCCGGTCGACGCGCTCGACATCGGCACCGGCACCGGCGTGCTCGCCATCGCCATCGCGAAACTCGCCCGGGTGAATGTGCTCGCTTCCGACATCGACCCCGTTTCGGTGAAGGTCGCGCGGGAGAACGCGCGCAAGAACGGTGTCGGCCCCTTCGTCACGGCCGTGACGGCGAAGGGCTTCGGCCATACGGCCCTCCATGCCCGCGCGCCCTATGGCCTCATCGTCGCGAACATCCTGGCGCGGCCCCTCGTCTCGCTGGCGCCCGCCTTCGCCGCCCACCTGAAGCCGGGCGGCACGCTGATCCTGTCGGGCCTGCTCGCCACGCAGGAGGCGATGGTGACGAGCGCGATGCGGATGCAGGGCCTCCGCCTGGTGGCGCGGAAGCCCAAGGGGGATTGGCTGACGCTGCGAATGGCGCGCTGA